The following are from one region of the Streptomyces brevispora genome:
- a CDS encoding tetratricopeptide repeat protein, which yields MHSKALAPEYQGALTKMSVNASLTDVLAEGERHLRAAELSGSQQEVARAGLAVAEAHRRLGHVQDADRAWKASYRAARSAGDTGAMAWALWSGGTLARQRGALRLAFRLLGLAADLGKKGGDVVARGYSLAGLAETGRIQGDYRTVAALHEQLLAEARARGEARHTVWALEGIAQIHRNTGSFDTALAMFEEAAQLAGSADDRRGRAWALRGMADIISVRDNAPERALALLAEAELTCREMNLSSALAYNHKMRANVLYRAGRYEESRQVYEEALGEFRAMTEPRGEALARLGLVKSLARLGRDRAQTAAELDGLRVTLDRIGLLNARDMVDKTYAELGVSPAGDTVAGEGGHR from the coding sequence ATGCACAGCAAAGCGCTGGCGCCCGAGTACCAAGGCGCCCTCACCAAGATGTCAGTGAACGCCTCCCTCACCGACGTACTGGCCGAGGGGGAACGCCACTTGAGGGCTGCCGAACTCTCCGGCTCCCAGCAGGAAGTGGCCCGCGCCGGCCTCGCGGTGGCCGAGGCGCACCGCAGGCTGGGCCACGTACAGGACGCCGACCGTGCCTGGAAGGCCAGTTACCGGGCAGCCAGATCGGCCGGGGACACCGGGGCGATGGCCTGGGCACTGTGGAGCGGCGGAACACTCGCCCGCCAACGGGGCGCACTGCGCCTCGCGTTCCGCCTGCTGGGCCTGGCGGCCGACCTCGGCAAGAAGGGCGGCGATGTGGTCGCCCGCGGCTACTCTCTCGCCGGACTCGCGGAGACCGGGCGCATACAGGGTGACTACCGGACCGTTGCCGCACTGCACGAGCAACTGCTCGCCGAAGCGCGCGCCCGCGGCGAGGCGCGCCACACCGTCTGGGCACTGGAGGGCATCGCGCAGATCCACCGCAACACCGGTTCGTTCGACACCGCCCTGGCAATGTTCGAGGAAGCGGCGCAACTGGCCGGGAGCGCGGACGACCGACGCGGCCGGGCCTGGGCGTTGCGCGGCATGGCCGACATCATCTCCGTACGGGACAACGCCCCGGAACGCGCGCTCGCTCTGCTGGCCGAGGCCGAACTCACCTGCCGTGAAATGAACTTGTCCAGCGCCCTCGCCTACAACCACAAGATGCGCGCCAATGTGCTGTACCGCGCCGGGCGGTACGAGGAGTCCCGGCAGGTGTACGAGGAAGCGCTCGGGGAGTTCCGGGCGATGACGGAACCACGGGGCGAGGCACTGGCCCGTCTCGGTCTGGTGAAGTCGCTCGCCCGGCTGGGACGCGACCGTGCGCAGACCGCTGCGGAGCTGGACGGCCTGCGCGTCACGCTCGACCGGATCGGGCTGCTCAACGCCCGTGACATGGTCGACAAGACCTACGCGGAACTCGGCGTGTCACCGGCCGGTGACACGGTGGCCGGGGAAGGCGGCCACCGATGA
- a CDS encoding phosphoribosyltransferase has product MLFFDRGDAGQQLADALRPLAEGDPVVLGLPRGGVPVAFRVALELGAPLDVIVVRKLGVPYHPELGFGAIGEGGVRVISEDILRHSLVSAADLAAVEGAETAELLRRARAFRGDRPRIPLDGRSVIIVDDGIATGATALAACEVARAQGAARVTLAVPVGPPDAAEKLRGQVDQLVCLATPVLFSAVGEWYRDFGQTPDEEVVALLARAAARAPARTPVEVEVEAGGVVLPGELTPAGPAGALVVFAHGSGSSRHSPRNRAVAAALNRAGLGTLLFDLLTPAEEADRANVFDIGILAERLVAATSRLRRDEPLPLGVFGASTGAAAALRAAAAVGAERGTGIGAVVSRGGRPDLAGPCLGDVRSPTLLIVGGRDTRVLELNRQAKAELRCENRLDVVAGATHLFEEPGALDEVAELAREWFAGHLVDRSG; this is encoded by the coding sequence ATGCTGTTCTTCGACCGCGGCGACGCGGGGCAACAACTCGCCGACGCTCTCCGCCCCTTGGCGGAAGGCGACCCCGTCGTGCTGGGCCTGCCGCGCGGTGGAGTCCCCGTGGCCTTCCGGGTCGCCCTGGAGCTCGGCGCGCCGCTCGATGTGATCGTGGTCCGCAAGCTCGGCGTCCCGTACCACCCGGAACTGGGCTTCGGCGCCATCGGCGAGGGCGGTGTGCGGGTCATCAGCGAGGACATCCTGCGCCACAGTCTGGTGTCGGCGGCCGATCTGGCCGCCGTCGAAGGCGCCGAGACGGCCGAGTTGCTGCGGCGGGCCCGGGCCTTTCGCGGCGACCGGCCGCGCATCCCCCTCGACGGGCGCTCCGTGATCATCGTGGACGACGGCATCGCGACCGGTGCGACCGCCCTCGCCGCGTGCGAGGTGGCCCGTGCGCAGGGTGCGGCACGCGTCACGCTCGCCGTGCCGGTGGGGCCGCCGGACGCCGCCGAGAAGCTGCGCGGCCAGGTGGACCAGCTGGTCTGCCTGGCCACGCCGGTCCTGTTCTCCGCGGTGGGTGAGTGGTACCGCGACTTCGGTCAGACCCCGGACGAGGAGGTCGTCGCGCTGCTGGCCCGTGCGGCGGCCCGGGCCCCCGCACGGACACCCGTCGAGGTGGAGGTGGAGGCGGGTGGCGTCGTCCTGCCGGGTGAACTCACCCCGGCCGGCCCCGCCGGCGCTCTCGTGGTGTTCGCCCACGGCTCCGGCAGCAGCCGGCACAGCCCGCGCAACCGCGCGGTGGCTGCGGCCCTGAACCGGGCGGGCCTCGGCACCCTGCTCTTCGACCTGCTCACACCGGCCGAGGAGGCGGACCGCGCCAACGTCTTCGACATCGGGATCCTGGCGGAACGGCTGGTGGCCGCCACCAGCCGGCTGCGACGCGACGAGCCCCTTCCCCTCGGCGTCTTCGGGGCGAGCACCGGCGCGGCGGCCGCGCTGCGTGCAGCGGCGGCCGTCGGCGCGGAGCGCGGCACGGGGATCGGCGCGGTCGTCTCCCGCGGCGGCCGGCCCGACCTCGCGGGACCCTGCCTCGGCGACGTCCGGTCGCCGACGCTGCTCATCGTGGGCGGCCGCGACACCCGGGTGCTGGAGCTGAACCGGCAGGCGAAGGCGGAACTGCGCTGCGAGAACCGGCTCGACGTCGTCGCCGGTGCGACGCACCTCTTCGAGGAGCCGGGCGCGCTGGACGAGGTCGCCGAACTGGCGCGGGAGTGGTTCGCCGGCCATCTGGTGGACCGGTCAGGCTGA
- a CDS encoding formylglycine-generating enzyme family protein — protein sequence MDTGTDISMITVPAGRVTLSDRRTQRSWTVETAPYRLAAHAVTQAQYARVTGEHPSTAQGDRLPVEGVSWLDAVRFCNALSLREGLPPAYRPHSGTGDVEGAEAVGLDPASDGYRLPSEAEWEHACRAGTTGARYGRLDDIAWHRGNSRERPHEVGSRQPNAWGLYDTLGNVWEWCWDVYDAEVYGSYRVLRGGGWFDEHWSCRASVRRRSHPTFRIDDTGFRVARSVL from the coding sequence ATGGACACAGGCACGGACATCTCGATGATCACCGTACCGGCGGGGCGGGTCACCCTGTCGGACCGGCGTACGCAACGGAGCTGGACGGTCGAGACGGCCCCGTACCGGCTCGCGGCCCACGCGGTCACCCAGGCCCAGTACGCGCGGGTCACCGGCGAGCACCCGAGCACCGCGCAGGGCGACCGGCTGCCCGTCGAGGGCGTTTCCTGGCTGGACGCGGTCCGGTTCTGCAACGCCCTGTCGCTGCGGGAGGGACTGCCGCCCGCGTACCGCCCGCACTCCGGCACCGGGGACGTGGAGGGGGCCGAGGCCGTTGGCCTGGACCCTGCCTCCGACGGTTACCGGCTGCCTTCCGAGGCCGAGTGGGAGCACGCGTGCCGCGCCGGCACGACGGGCGCACGGTACGGACGGCTCGACGACATCGCCTGGCACCGCGGCAACTCCAGGGAGCGGCCGCACGAGGTGGGATCGAGACAGCCCAACGCATGGGGGCTGTACGACACGTTGGGCAACGTGTGGGAGTGGTGCTGGGACGTCTACGACGCCGAGGTCTACGGCAGTTACCGGGTGCTGCGCGGCGGCGGCTGGTTCGACGAACACTGGAGCTGCCGGGCCTCGGTGCGGCGTCGCAGCCACCCGACCTTCCGGATCGACGACACGGGGTTCCGGGTGGCACGTTCCGTCCTGTGA
- a CDS encoding nuclear transport factor 2 family protein, with the protein MHPFRAAVETHDLDAIEAMLAEDIVFTSPVVFKPYSGKPFTAAILRAVSEVFTDFRYVREIESEDGRDHALVFVAKVGDREINGCDFLHMNEAGEIDDLMVMVRPLSAAQALAAAMGARFDGITREASAG; encoded by the coding sequence ATGCACCCCTTCCGCGCAGCCGTCGAGACGCACGACCTCGATGCGATCGAGGCGATGCTGGCCGAGGACATCGTCTTCACCAGCCCGGTCGTGTTCAAGCCGTACTCCGGCAAGCCCTTCACCGCGGCGATCCTGCGTGCGGTCTCCGAGGTGTTCACGGACTTCCGGTACGTCCGGGAGATCGAGAGCGAGGACGGACGCGACCACGCGCTCGTCTTCGTCGCGAAGGTGGGCGACCGGGAGATCAACGGCTGCGACTTCCTGCACATGAACGAGGCGGGCGAGATCGACGACCTGATGGTGATGGTCCGGCCCCTTTCCGCGGCACAGGCACTGGCCGCGGCCATGGGCGCACGGTTCGACGGGATCACCCGCGAGGCGTCGGCGGGCTGA
- a CDS encoding PadR family transcriptional regulator, with protein sequence MSLKYAVLAALLEGEASGYDLAKVFDVSVADFWSATPQQLYRELDRLAESGLIEARVVEQQRRPNKRVFTLTEAGRGSLSAFTAEPPRPIAIRDELLVMTQAVDGGDQEAVRASVEERMEWARAKLARYERLRDRLLDGRDEDTFVAEAGRIGPYLTLMRGRSFEQENLRWGEKVLEILDRRAASKAGTPTAAPAAGRHADAAAPGRARD encoded by the coding sequence ATGTCTCTGAAGTACGCGGTCCTGGCGGCGCTGCTGGAAGGCGAGGCCTCCGGCTACGACCTGGCGAAGGTCTTCGACGTCTCGGTGGCGGACTTCTGGTCCGCCACGCCGCAGCAGCTCTACCGGGAACTGGACCGGCTGGCGGAGAGCGGTCTGATCGAGGCGCGGGTGGTCGAGCAGCAGCGCAGGCCGAACAAAAGGGTGTTCACCCTCACGGAGGCAGGCCGCGGCTCGCTGAGCGCGTTCACCGCCGAACCGCCCCGCCCCATCGCCATCCGGGACGAGCTCCTGGTCATGACCCAGGCTGTGGACGGCGGCGACCAGGAGGCGGTACGCGCCTCGGTCGAGGAACGCATGGAGTGGGCGCGCGCCAAGCTCGCCCGCTACGAACGGCTGCGGGACCGGCTGCTGGACGGCCGCGACGAGGACACCTTCGTGGCGGAGGCCGGGCGCATCGGGCCCTACCTGACGCTGATGCGCGGACGGTCCTTCGAGCAGGAGAACCTGCGCTGGGGCGAGAAGGTACTGGAGATCCTGGACCGACGGGCGGCCTCGAAGGCCGGCACCCCCACGGCCGCCCCGGCCGCCGGGCGCCACGCCGACGCCGCCGCACCGGGCCGGGCCCGGGACTGA
- a CDS encoding alpha/beta fold hydrolase, with protein sequence MTEFVLVAGAWLGASAWDEVVPALRAAGHGAHPVTLTGVGEKRGLPVGRQTHVADIVDEVERLDLREVVLVGHSYSGIPVGQAADRIGDRLARVVFVDACVPADGESFVSTWWQGPAALEAEIAGNGGFWAPLPAPDFEGQGLTDEQIARIVTDSTPHPGAALSDPAVLSGPLGRLAATYVKCLLDGPEPTDDVTALLTEARWELVTMDTGHWPMYSQPHELVRILTEAAART encoded by the coding sequence ATGACTGAATTCGTATTGGTGGCGGGTGCCTGGCTGGGGGCTTCGGCATGGGACGAGGTGGTGCCGGCGCTGCGCGCGGCCGGGCACGGCGCCCACCCGGTGACGCTGACCGGCGTCGGTGAGAAGCGAGGACTGCCGGTCGGCCGGCAGACCCATGTGGCCGACATCGTCGACGAGGTTGAGCGCCTCGATCTGCGCGAGGTCGTTCTGGTCGGCCACAGCTACTCGGGCATCCCGGTCGGGCAGGCCGCCGACCGGATCGGCGACCGGCTGGCCCGTGTCGTCTTCGTGGACGCCTGCGTCCCGGCCGACGGGGAGTCCTTCGTCTCCACCTGGTGGCAGGGCCCGGCGGCACTGGAGGCCGAGATCGCGGGCAACGGCGGCTTCTGGGCGCCGTTGCCCGCGCCCGACTTCGAGGGCCAGGGGCTCACCGACGAGCAGATCGCGCGGATCGTAACCGACTCGACGCCGCACCCGGGCGCCGCGCTGAGCGATCCCGCCGTGCTGAGCGGCCCGCTCGGCCGCCTCGCCGCCACCTACGTCAAGTGCCTGCTCGACGGTCCCGAACCGACCGACGACGTGACCGCGTTGCTGACCGAGGCGCGCTGGGAGCTGGTCACCATGGACACCGGACACTGGCCGATGTACTCCCAGCCGCACGAGCTGGTCCGGATCCTGACCGAAGCGGCCGCACGGACCTGA
- a CDS encoding ABC transporter permease produces MTAPPDDCLARNEWICGAYLTSRRHILWEAVLQHLQLTVIAVLIGLLLALPLALAARHRRWAAGPVLGVTTVLYTVPSLAMFSLLLPVYGLSAALVVAGLVLYSLTLLVRNILAGLRAVPEETRQAARGMGYGPVRLLVAVELPLALPAAMAGLRIATVSAVSLVTIGAIVGYGGLGNLIYSGMNTYFKAQVLTASVLCVVIAVAADLLLLLVQRLLTPWTRRQS; encoded by the coding sequence GTGACCGCGCCCCCGGACGACTGCCTCGCGCGCAACGAATGGATCTGCGGCGCCTATCTGACCAGCCGGCGGCACATCCTGTGGGAAGCCGTACTCCAGCACCTCCAACTGACCGTGATCGCCGTGCTCATCGGCCTGCTGCTCGCGCTCCCGCTCGCCCTGGCCGCCCGCCACCGGCGCTGGGCGGCCGGGCCGGTGCTCGGGGTGACCACCGTCCTCTACACCGTCCCGTCACTCGCCATGTTCTCGCTGCTGCTGCCGGTCTACGGACTCTCCGCCGCGCTCGTCGTCGCGGGCCTCGTCCTGTACTCCCTCACGCTCCTCGTACGGAACATCCTGGCCGGACTCCGAGCCGTACCGGAGGAGACCCGGCAGGCGGCTCGTGGCATGGGATACGGCCCGGTCCGGCTGCTCGTCGCCGTGGAGCTGCCACTCGCCCTGCCCGCCGCCATGGCCGGCCTGCGCATCGCCACCGTCTCCGCGGTCTCCCTGGTCACCATCGGCGCGATCGTCGGCTACGGAGGACTCGGCAACCTCATCTACTCCGGGATGAACACCTACTTCAAGGCCCAGGTGCTCACCGCGTCCGTACTCTGCGTCGTCATCGCCGTCGCCGCCGACCTGCTGCTCCTCCTCGTACAACGACTGCTGACCCCCTGGACGCGGAGGCAGTCGTGA
- a CDS encoding ABC transporter permease has translation MNTLTKAWSWLTTSAHWHGDDGIWTRLGQHLYLTVVCLLISCLIALPVALVLGHLGKGGALAVNISNVGRAVPTFAVLVLLLLTPVGRFGEGPTIVALVLFAVPPLLTNAYVGMREVDQDVVRAARGMGMTGRQLLFQVEVPLALPLVLTGVRIAAVQLVATATIAALAGGGGLGRIITAGFNLASTAQVVAGAALVAAFALIVEGLFAVAQRLAPDRVRDGNAG, from the coding sequence GTGAACACCCTCACCAAGGCCTGGTCCTGGCTCACCACCTCCGCGCACTGGCACGGCGACGACGGCATCTGGACCCGGCTCGGCCAGCATCTCTACCTCACCGTCGTCTGTCTGCTGATCAGCTGCCTCATCGCGCTGCCGGTGGCACTGGTGCTCGGCCACCTCGGCAAGGGCGGCGCCCTCGCCGTCAACATCTCCAACGTCGGCCGGGCCGTCCCCACCTTCGCCGTCCTGGTGCTGCTCCTGCTCACCCCGGTCGGCCGGTTCGGAGAGGGGCCGACCATCGTCGCCCTCGTCCTGTTCGCCGTACCACCGCTGCTCACCAACGCCTACGTCGGCATGCGGGAGGTCGATCAGGACGTCGTGCGCGCCGCCCGGGGCATGGGCATGACGGGCCGGCAGCTGCTGTTCCAGGTCGAGGTGCCGCTCGCCCTGCCGCTCGTCCTCACCGGCGTACGGATCGCGGCCGTGCAGCTCGTCGCCACCGCCACCATCGCCGCACTGGCGGGCGGCGGCGGACTGGGCCGGATCATCACCGCCGGGTTCAACCTCGCCTCCACCGCCCAGGTGGTCGCGGGAGCGGCGCTGGTCGCCGCGTTCGCTCTGATCGTCGAAGGGCTCTTCGCGGTGGCGCAGCGGCTCGCACCCGACCGGGTACGGGACGGGAACGCCGGATGA